A genomic region of Prionailurus bengalensis isolate Pbe53 chromosome D1, Fcat_Pben_1.1_paternal_pri, whole genome shotgun sequence contains the following coding sequences:
- the EPS8L2 gene encoding epidermal growth factor receptor kinase substrate 8-like protein 2 isoform X1: MSQLGSVSCCPGAANGSLGRSDGVAKMSAKDLFEQRKKYSNSNIIMHETSQYHVQHLATFIMDKSEAIASVEDAIRKLVQLSSKEKVWTQEMLLQVNDQSLRLLDVESQEELENFPLPTVRHSQTVLDQLRYPSVLLLVCQDSEQSKPDIHFFYCDEVEAELVHEDIESALADCRLGKKMRPQTLKGHREKIRQRQSVLPAPKGPAPIPFQRHGGDSPSSKNRVGPPVPLSEPSFRRRESQDEEPRAVLAQKIEKETQILNCALDDIEWFVARLQKAAEAFKQLNQRKRGKKKGKKGPAEGVLTLRARPPSEAEFVDCFQKIKLAINLLAKLQKHIQNPSAAELVHFLFGPLDLIVSTCGGPDIACSVTSPMLSRDAVGFLRGHLVPKETTLWESLGETWTRPRSEWPREPQVPLYVPKFHSGWEPPLDVLQEAPWEVEGLASAPDDEPTPVSRLSFRNSPKHSLVPEPTPPGDVLPPVSSPHAHRGYEPAPAMAKYVRILYDFTARNANELSVLKDEVLEVLEDGHQWWKLRNRSGQAGYVPCSILDETRLEDVPPEQASLKYWGPASPTHKLPPSFAGNKEELIHHMDEVNDELIKKISNIKTQPQRHFRVERSQPVGLPLTYESDPHEVRAWLEAKAFSPRIVENLGILTGAQLFSLNKEELKKVCGEEGIRVYSQLTVQKAVLEKRQGGSELEELMSRFHSKNQRRVEEDS, translated from the exons ATGAGCCAGCTGGGGTCCGTGAGCTGCTGCCCCGGTGCTGCCAA cgGCAGCCTGGGCCGGTCGGACGGTGTGGCCAAGATGAGTGCCAAGGACCTGTTTG AACAGAGGAAGAAGTACTCCAACTCCAACATCATCATGCATGAGACCTCCCAGTACCATGTCCAG CACCTGGCCACGTTCATCATGGACAAGAGCGAGGCCATCGCGTCTGTGGAGGACGCCATCCGGAAACTGGTGCAGCTGAGCTCCAAGGAGAAGGTCTGGACACAGGAGATGCTGCTGCAGGTCAACGACCAGTCACTGCGGCTGCTGGACGTGGAGTCTCAG gaaGAGCTGGAGAACTTCCCGCTGCCCACCGTGCGGCACAGCCAGACGGTGCTGGACCAGCTGCGGTACCCGTCCGTGCTGCTGCTCGTGTGCCAGGACTCGGAGCAGAGCAAGCCCGACATCCACTTCTTCTACTGCGACGAggtggag GCGGAGCTCGTGCACGAGGACATCGAGAGCGCGCTGGCCGACTGCCGTCTGGGGAAGAAGATGCGGCCGCAGACCCTGAA GGGCCACCGGGAGAAGATCCGGCAGCGGCAGTCGGTCCTGCCCGCCCCCAAGGGCCCAGCCCCCATCCCCTTCCAGCGCCACGGCGGTGACTCTCCGTCCAGCAAGAACCGAGTGGGCCCGCCCGTGCCCCTCAGCGAGCCGA GCTTCCGCCGTCGGGAGTCGCAGGACGAGGAGCCGCGGGCTGTGCTGGCCCAGAAGATAGAGAAGGAAACG CAAATCCTCAACTGCGCCCTGGACGACATCGAGTGGTTCGTGGCTCGGCTGCAGAAGGCGGCCGAGGCTTTCAAACAGCTGAACCAGCGCAagagggggaagaagaaggggaagaaggggccAGCAG AGGGCGTCCTTACGCTCCGGGCACGGCCCCCCTCGGAGGCCGAGTTTGTTGACTGTTTCCAGAAAATCAAGCTGGCTATCAACCTGCTT gccaaGCTGCAGAAGCACATCCAGAACCCCAGCGCTGCGGAACTGGTGCACTTCCTCTTTGGACCGCTAGACCtg ATCGTCAGCACCTGTGGGGGCCCAGACATCGCATGCTCCGTCACCAGCCCCATGCTCTCCCGCGACGCCGTGGGCTTCCTGCGAGGCCACCTAGTCCCCAAGGAGACGACGCTGTGGGAGTCACTGGGGGAGACATGGACGCGCCCCCG ctctgagTGGCCACGGGAGCCGCAGGTACCCCTCTACGTGCCCAAGTTCCACAGTGGCTGGGAGCCACCCCTGGATGTGCTGCAGGAGGCTCCCTGGGAAGTGGAGGGGCTGGCGTCTGCCCCAGATGACGAG CCGACTCCAGTGAGCCGACTATCCTTTCGAAACTCCCCAAAACACAGCCTCGTACCTGAGCCCACGCCTCCGGGGGACGTCCTCCCACCAGTCAGCTCCCCGCATGCTCACAG GGGCTACGAACCTGCACCGGCCATGGCCAAGTACGTCAGGATCCTCTATGATTTCACGGCCCGGAATGCCAACGAGCTGTCAGTGCTCAAGGACGAGGTCCTGGAG GTGCTGGAAGATGGCCACCAGTGGTGGAAGCTTCGGAATCGCAGTGGCCAGGCCGGCTACGTGCCCTGCAGCATCCTGGACGAGACTCGGCTGGAGGACGTCCCCCCAGAGCAG GCCAGTCTGAAATACTGGGGTCCTGCCAGCCCCACCCACAAGCTGCCCCCAAGCTTCGCAGGGAACAAAGAAG AGCTGATCCACCACATGGACGAGGTCAACGACGAGCTCATCAAGAAGATTAGCAACATCAAAACGCAGCCACAGCGGCACTTCCGCGTGGAGCGCAGCCAGCCCGTGGGCCTGCCGCTCACCTACGAGTCCGACCCCCACGAGGTCCGCGCCTGGCTGGAAGCCAAGGCCTTCAGCCCGCG GATCGTGGAGAACCTGGGCATTCTGACCGGAGCCCAGCTCTTCTCGCTCAACAAAGAGGAACTGAAGAaggtgtgtggggaggagggcatcCGCGTGTACAGCCAGCTCACCGTGCAGAAGGCGGTCCTGGAG aagcGGCAAGGTGGCTCGGAGCTGGAGGAACTCATGAGCAGGTTTCATTCCAAGAACCAGAGGAGAGTGGAGGAGGACAGCTAG
- the EPS8L2 gene encoding epidermal growth factor receptor kinase substrate 8-like protein 2 isoform X2 gives MHETSQYHVQHLATFIMDKSEAIASVEDAIRKLVQLSSKEKVWTQEMLLQVNDQSLRLLDVESQEELENFPLPTVRHSQTVLDQLRYPSVLLLVCQDSEQSKPDIHFFYCDEVEAELVHEDIESALADCRLGKKMRPQTLKGHREKIRQRQSVLPAPKGPAPIPFQRHGGDSPSSKNRVGPPVPLSEPSFRRRESQDEEPRAVLAQKIEKETQILNCALDDIEWFVARLQKAAEAFKQLNQRKRGKKKGKKGPAEGVLTLRARPPSEAEFVDCFQKIKLAINLLAKLQKHIQNPSAAELVHFLFGPLDLIVSTCGGPDIACSVTSPMLSRDAVGFLRGHLVPKETTLWESLGETWTRPRSEWPREPQVPLYVPKFHSGWEPPLDVLQEAPWEVEGLASAPDDEPTPVSRLSFRNSPKHSLVPEPTPPGDVLPPVSSPHAHRGYEPAPAMAKYVRILYDFTARNANELSVLKDEVLEVLEDGHQWWKLRNRSGQAGYVPCSILDETRLEDVPPEQASLKYWGPASPTHKLPPSFAGNKEELIHHMDEVNDELIKKISNIKTQPQRHFRVERSQPVGLPLTYESDPHEVRAWLEAKAFSPRIVENLGILTGAQLFSLNKEELKKVCGEEGIRVYSQLTVQKAVLEKRQGGSELEELMSRFHSKNQRRVEEDS, from the exons ATGCATGAGACCTCCCAGTACCATGTCCAG CACCTGGCCACGTTCATCATGGACAAGAGCGAGGCCATCGCGTCTGTGGAGGACGCCATCCGGAAACTGGTGCAGCTGAGCTCCAAGGAGAAGGTCTGGACACAGGAGATGCTGCTGCAGGTCAACGACCAGTCACTGCGGCTGCTGGACGTGGAGTCTCAG gaaGAGCTGGAGAACTTCCCGCTGCCCACCGTGCGGCACAGCCAGACGGTGCTGGACCAGCTGCGGTACCCGTCCGTGCTGCTGCTCGTGTGCCAGGACTCGGAGCAGAGCAAGCCCGACATCCACTTCTTCTACTGCGACGAggtggag GCGGAGCTCGTGCACGAGGACATCGAGAGCGCGCTGGCCGACTGCCGTCTGGGGAAGAAGATGCGGCCGCAGACCCTGAA GGGCCACCGGGAGAAGATCCGGCAGCGGCAGTCGGTCCTGCCCGCCCCCAAGGGCCCAGCCCCCATCCCCTTCCAGCGCCACGGCGGTGACTCTCCGTCCAGCAAGAACCGAGTGGGCCCGCCCGTGCCCCTCAGCGAGCCGA GCTTCCGCCGTCGGGAGTCGCAGGACGAGGAGCCGCGGGCTGTGCTGGCCCAGAAGATAGAGAAGGAAACG CAAATCCTCAACTGCGCCCTGGACGACATCGAGTGGTTCGTGGCTCGGCTGCAGAAGGCGGCCGAGGCTTTCAAACAGCTGAACCAGCGCAagagggggaagaagaaggggaagaaggggccAGCAG AGGGCGTCCTTACGCTCCGGGCACGGCCCCCCTCGGAGGCCGAGTTTGTTGACTGTTTCCAGAAAATCAAGCTGGCTATCAACCTGCTT gccaaGCTGCAGAAGCACATCCAGAACCCCAGCGCTGCGGAACTGGTGCACTTCCTCTTTGGACCGCTAGACCtg ATCGTCAGCACCTGTGGGGGCCCAGACATCGCATGCTCCGTCACCAGCCCCATGCTCTCCCGCGACGCCGTGGGCTTCCTGCGAGGCCACCTAGTCCCCAAGGAGACGACGCTGTGGGAGTCACTGGGGGAGACATGGACGCGCCCCCG ctctgagTGGCCACGGGAGCCGCAGGTACCCCTCTACGTGCCCAAGTTCCACAGTGGCTGGGAGCCACCCCTGGATGTGCTGCAGGAGGCTCCCTGGGAAGTGGAGGGGCTGGCGTCTGCCCCAGATGACGAG CCGACTCCAGTGAGCCGACTATCCTTTCGAAACTCCCCAAAACACAGCCTCGTACCTGAGCCCACGCCTCCGGGGGACGTCCTCCCACCAGTCAGCTCCCCGCATGCTCACAG GGGCTACGAACCTGCACCGGCCATGGCCAAGTACGTCAGGATCCTCTATGATTTCACGGCCCGGAATGCCAACGAGCTGTCAGTGCTCAAGGACGAGGTCCTGGAG GTGCTGGAAGATGGCCACCAGTGGTGGAAGCTTCGGAATCGCAGTGGCCAGGCCGGCTACGTGCCCTGCAGCATCCTGGACGAGACTCGGCTGGAGGACGTCCCCCCAGAGCAG GCCAGTCTGAAATACTGGGGTCCTGCCAGCCCCACCCACAAGCTGCCCCCAAGCTTCGCAGGGAACAAAGAAG AGCTGATCCACCACATGGACGAGGTCAACGACGAGCTCATCAAGAAGATTAGCAACATCAAAACGCAGCCACAGCGGCACTTCCGCGTGGAGCGCAGCCAGCCCGTGGGCCTGCCGCTCACCTACGAGTCCGACCCCCACGAGGTCCGCGCCTGGCTGGAAGCCAAGGCCTTCAGCCCGCG GATCGTGGAGAACCTGGGCATTCTGACCGGAGCCCAGCTCTTCTCGCTCAACAAAGAGGAACTGAAGAaggtgtgtggggaggagggcatcCGCGTGTACAGCCAGCTCACCGTGCAGAAGGCGGTCCTGGAG aagcGGCAAGGTGGCTCGGAGCTGGAGGAACTCATGAGCAGGTTTCATTCCAAGAACCAGAGGAGAGTGGAGGAGGACAGCTAG
- the EPS8L2 gene encoding epidermal growth factor receptor kinase substrate 8-like protein 2 isoform X3 — MDKSEAIASVEDAIRKLVQLSSKEKVWTQEMLLQVNDQSLRLLDVESQEELENFPLPTVRHSQTVLDQLRYPSVLLLVCQDSEQSKPDIHFFYCDEVEAELVHEDIESALADCRLGKKMRPQTLKGHREKIRQRQSVLPAPKGPAPIPFQRHGGDSPSSKNRVGPPVPLSEPSFRRRESQDEEPRAVLAQKIEKETQILNCALDDIEWFVARLQKAAEAFKQLNQRKRGKKKGKKGPAEGVLTLRARPPSEAEFVDCFQKIKLAINLLAKLQKHIQNPSAAELVHFLFGPLDLIVSTCGGPDIACSVTSPMLSRDAVGFLRGHLVPKETTLWESLGETWTRPRSEWPREPQVPLYVPKFHSGWEPPLDVLQEAPWEVEGLASAPDDEPTPVSRLSFRNSPKHSLVPEPTPPGDVLPPVSSPHAHRGYEPAPAMAKYVRILYDFTARNANELSVLKDEVLEVLEDGHQWWKLRNRSGQAGYVPCSILDETRLEDVPPEQASLKYWGPASPTHKLPPSFAGNKEELIHHMDEVNDELIKKISNIKTQPQRHFRVERSQPVGLPLTYESDPHEVRAWLEAKAFSPRIVENLGILTGAQLFSLNKEELKKVCGEEGIRVYSQLTVQKAVLEKRQGGSELEELMSRFHSKNQRRVEEDS, encoded by the exons ATGGACAAGAGCGAGGCCATCGCGTCTGTGGAGGACGCCATCCGGAAACTGGTGCAGCTGAGCTCCAAGGAGAAGGTCTGGACACAGGAGATGCTGCTGCAGGTCAACGACCAGTCACTGCGGCTGCTGGACGTGGAGTCTCAG gaaGAGCTGGAGAACTTCCCGCTGCCCACCGTGCGGCACAGCCAGACGGTGCTGGACCAGCTGCGGTACCCGTCCGTGCTGCTGCTCGTGTGCCAGGACTCGGAGCAGAGCAAGCCCGACATCCACTTCTTCTACTGCGACGAggtggag GCGGAGCTCGTGCACGAGGACATCGAGAGCGCGCTGGCCGACTGCCGTCTGGGGAAGAAGATGCGGCCGCAGACCCTGAA GGGCCACCGGGAGAAGATCCGGCAGCGGCAGTCGGTCCTGCCCGCCCCCAAGGGCCCAGCCCCCATCCCCTTCCAGCGCCACGGCGGTGACTCTCCGTCCAGCAAGAACCGAGTGGGCCCGCCCGTGCCCCTCAGCGAGCCGA GCTTCCGCCGTCGGGAGTCGCAGGACGAGGAGCCGCGGGCTGTGCTGGCCCAGAAGATAGAGAAGGAAACG CAAATCCTCAACTGCGCCCTGGACGACATCGAGTGGTTCGTGGCTCGGCTGCAGAAGGCGGCCGAGGCTTTCAAACAGCTGAACCAGCGCAagagggggaagaagaaggggaagaaggggccAGCAG AGGGCGTCCTTACGCTCCGGGCACGGCCCCCCTCGGAGGCCGAGTTTGTTGACTGTTTCCAGAAAATCAAGCTGGCTATCAACCTGCTT gccaaGCTGCAGAAGCACATCCAGAACCCCAGCGCTGCGGAACTGGTGCACTTCCTCTTTGGACCGCTAGACCtg ATCGTCAGCACCTGTGGGGGCCCAGACATCGCATGCTCCGTCACCAGCCCCATGCTCTCCCGCGACGCCGTGGGCTTCCTGCGAGGCCACCTAGTCCCCAAGGAGACGACGCTGTGGGAGTCACTGGGGGAGACATGGACGCGCCCCCG ctctgagTGGCCACGGGAGCCGCAGGTACCCCTCTACGTGCCCAAGTTCCACAGTGGCTGGGAGCCACCCCTGGATGTGCTGCAGGAGGCTCCCTGGGAAGTGGAGGGGCTGGCGTCTGCCCCAGATGACGAG CCGACTCCAGTGAGCCGACTATCCTTTCGAAACTCCCCAAAACACAGCCTCGTACCTGAGCCCACGCCTCCGGGGGACGTCCTCCCACCAGTCAGCTCCCCGCATGCTCACAG GGGCTACGAACCTGCACCGGCCATGGCCAAGTACGTCAGGATCCTCTATGATTTCACGGCCCGGAATGCCAACGAGCTGTCAGTGCTCAAGGACGAGGTCCTGGAG GTGCTGGAAGATGGCCACCAGTGGTGGAAGCTTCGGAATCGCAGTGGCCAGGCCGGCTACGTGCCCTGCAGCATCCTGGACGAGACTCGGCTGGAGGACGTCCCCCCAGAGCAG GCCAGTCTGAAATACTGGGGTCCTGCCAGCCCCACCCACAAGCTGCCCCCAAGCTTCGCAGGGAACAAAGAAG AGCTGATCCACCACATGGACGAGGTCAACGACGAGCTCATCAAGAAGATTAGCAACATCAAAACGCAGCCACAGCGGCACTTCCGCGTGGAGCGCAGCCAGCCCGTGGGCCTGCCGCTCACCTACGAGTCCGACCCCCACGAGGTCCGCGCCTGGCTGGAAGCCAAGGCCTTCAGCCCGCG GATCGTGGAGAACCTGGGCATTCTGACCGGAGCCCAGCTCTTCTCGCTCAACAAAGAGGAACTGAAGAaggtgtgtggggaggagggcatcCGCGTGTACAGCCAGCTCACCGTGCAGAAGGCGGTCCTGGAG aagcGGCAAGGTGGCTCGGAGCTGGAGGAACTCATGAGCAGGTTTCATTCCAAGAACCAGAGGAGAGTGGAGGAGGACAGCTAG